One Micromonospora sp. WMMD1120 genomic region harbors:
- a CDS encoding Smr/MutS family protein: MKLKLDLHDIFNKGHDIDRALRGIMDEAVAKKATLVEIIPGKGSGQLKKRVLRFLDQKDVKQLYHRVEKDSKNFGRLFVHFRWK, from the coding sequence ATGAAGCTCAAGCTGGACCTGCACGACATCTTCAACAAGGGCCACGACATCGACCGCGCGCTGCGCGGGATCATGGACGAGGCGGTGGCGAAGAAGGCCACCCTCGTCGAGATCATCCCCGGCAAGGGCTCCGGCCAGCTCAAGAAGCGCGTGCTGCGGTTCCTCGACCAGAAGGACGTCAAGCAGCTCTACCACCGGGTGGAGAAGGACTCCAAGAACTTCGGCCGCCTCTTCGTCCACTTCCGCTGGAAGTAA
- a CDS encoding GNAT family N-acetyltransferase codes for MTDLGFRAAIPADSDFLVDMLVEAVNWLPGRTWSREQILANPALAHYVTDWMRPTDFGLVAVDPTDRPVGAAWFRYLTAADPGYGYVSDDVPELTIGVVESWRGRGVGRALLRAVLDAARARGIRTVSLSVERANFAARFYAAEGFRTVESFENADTMIAELRD; via the coding sequence GTGACTGATCTCGGCTTCCGCGCAGCCATTCCGGCTGATTCCGACTTCCTTGTCGACATGCTCGTGGAGGCCGTGAACTGGCTACCGGGGCGCACCTGGTCGCGCGAGCAGATCCTGGCGAACCCGGCGCTGGCGCACTACGTCACCGACTGGATGCGGCCGACCGACTTCGGCCTGGTAGCGGTGGACCCGACCGACCGACCGGTCGGCGCGGCCTGGTTCCGCTACCTCACCGCCGCCGACCCCGGCTACGGGTACGTGAGCGACGACGTGCCGGAACTGACCATCGGCGTGGTGGAGTCGTGGAGGGGGCGAGGCGTGGGCCGGGCGCTCCTGCGGGCCGTTCTGGACGCCGCCCGAGCACGTGGCATCCGTACGGTGTCGCTGAGCGTGGAGCGGGCGAACTTCGCCGCCAGGTTCTACGCGGCCGAGGGGTTCCGCACCGTCGAGTCGTTCGAGAACGCGGACACGATGATCGCCGAGCTCAGAGACTGA